From Pelotomaculum schinkii, the proteins below share one genomic window:
- a CDS encoding MarR family winged helix-turn-helix transcriptional regulator has protein sequence MRGAVLYSNDELYEYILDNIQKVVFPEELIRLRLSLSVFELLALMMSEKYQAVTMSSLAQGMSVPMSTATGIVDRLVKKGLLDRGRSEEDRRVVTVSLTESGKEVIQDLKGYLYSNLDRVRAILTAEEFETALDLLRKLILGFRKEEHASAETVRERRIIEIE, from the coding sequence ATGCGGGGTGCCGTATTGTACAGCAACGATGAATTATACGAATATATACTGGATAACATTCAAAAAGTGGTTTTCCCCGAGGAACTTATCAGATTGAGATTATCGCTGTCCGTCTTTGAGCTTTTAGCCTTAATGATGTCCGAGAAATATCAAGCCGTTACCATGAGCAGCCTGGCCCAGGGCATGTCTGTACCGATGAGCACGGCCACGGGAATTGTCGACCGCCTGGTTAAAAAAGGGCTCCTGGATAGAGGCAGAAGCGAGGAAGACCGCAGGGTTGTCACTGTATCTCTTACCGAAAGCGGTAAAGAAGTGATTCAGGACTTAAAGGGATATCTATATTCTAATCTGGACAGGGTAAGGGCTATTCTGACCGCTGAAGAGTTCGAAACGGCTCTGGATCTACTGCGCAAATTAATTCTGGGGTTCCGGAAAGAAGAACATGCCTCTGCAGAAACGGTACGGGAGAGAAGGATTATTGAAATTGAGTAA
- a CDS encoding cupin domain-containing protein: MFKVKRDQGYIAVFDGIKRKTLVHGEQTLMTEFILKKGKILPNHSHPQEQTGYLVSGKTVLFIAGEEFEVNPGDSWVIPGDAEHSAKIIKDSVAVEVFAPVREDYLP; encoded by the coding sequence ATGTTTAAGGTTAAAAGAGACCAAGGATATATTGCTGTTTTTGACGGGATTAAAAGAAAAACCCTTGTTCATGGTGAACAGACCTTGATGACCGAATTTATTTTGAAAAAAGGGAAAATCTTACCTAATCACAGCCACCCGCAGGAACAAACAGGCTACTTGGTTTCTGGAAAGACAGTTCTCTTTATTGCAGGTGAGGAATTTGAGGTTAATCCAGGGGACAGTTGGGTTATTCCTGGTGATGCGGAACATTCCGCGAAAATAATTAAAGATTCCGTAGCGGTGGAAGTCTTTGCCCCGGTGCGGGAGGATTATCTTCCGTAA
- a CDS encoding zinc-binding dehydrogenase, producing MCPRFGSIFTEPGYSFIEIVFGFCGWEELPAIPETYFTAYGSLFDCLQLTSSDTLFIRGGTSALGLVSIQLAKSIGSTVLATTRNAGKIDLLKKHGADFALLDDGTLAKQLYSLYPDGVTEVLELVGPATLEQSMKFLSHHGIICSTGILGHKGTLENFDPIKVIPNGVYLCSFHSNYPTQEQMNKIFNHIRQYRLKPPISKIFSMGEIADAHLLMESNMANGKIVVAIPE from the coding sequence ATGTGTCCCCGGTTTGGTTCAATTTTTACCGAACCGGGGTATTCCTTTATTGAAATAGTTTTTGGTTTTTGCGGCTGGGAAGAGCTTCCCGCCATTCCAGAAACATATTTTACGGCATACGGTTCCTTATTTGACTGCCTGCAACTAACATCTTCCGATACATTATTTATCCGCGGAGGAACAAGTGCGCTGGGGCTGGTATCCATACAGCTGGCAAAAAGTATCGGAAGCACTGTTTTGGCAACGACAAGAAATGCAGGTAAAATAGATTTGCTAAAAAAACATGGGGCGGATTTTGCATTGCTCGATGATGGAACATTAGCAAAACAATTGTATTCTCTTTACCCTGATGGCGTGACCGAAGTGTTGGAATTAGTAGGTCCTGCCACATTGGAACAGTCAATGAAATTTCTTTCCCACCACGGCATCATATGTTCAACGGGAATTTTGGGTCATAAAGGGACCCTTGAAAATTTTGACCCCATCAAGGTTATTCCCAATGGAGTTTATTTGTGTTCGTTTCACAGTAATTACCCGACGCAGGAACAGATGAACAAGATTTTCAATCATATTCGCCAATATCGCTTAAAGCCGCCAATAAGCAAGATTTTTTCAATGGGTGAGATAGCCGATGCGCATCTCTTGATGGAAAGCAATATGGCAAATGGAAAGATTGTAGTTGCAATTCCAGAATAA
- a CDS encoding DUF4153 domain-containing protein produces the protein MEVIEGQKREKLLILSALAAGIIFDYLFYGKEFGISYPVYVLVLLGLFWGSMRKTISVNKGFGWFVLVPVFLLAATFAVYSNPVLQLINFLLIPVLLVVHTILAANNNLSWSGLSIIGHMIRRVIPLTFENFPKPFLFIEKQFKSKESGRDMLTVKKIAAGLLICVPVLLIVLPLLSSADMVFNHYLLNFSRIWEYVDIGPAVGHGLIILFVFVYLYGYIWSFYSKPPAIEIEKPAKQFFLDPVTILTVLFVINLVYFFFSIIQFSYLYGGQSHTLPAGFTYAEYARRGFFELVAVAIINLIIQLSSMRYAEKKAQVVNIAVRCCLSLLVFFSLIMLFSAHFKMSLYEEACGLTYLRVFVHYFMCLLFVLFMIALGHAWYRKIPVIKAYIVIALIFYTVLNFINVDKIIARSNIDRYFRTGEIDINYMQTLSYDAIPDMLILANDSNQEISRQVKDYMLLKKQRLSKGAPWQSFNYSRYRAKAALDGDL, from the coding sequence ATGGAAGTGATAGAAGGACAGAAAAGAGAGAAGCTGCTAATACTATCTGCTCTCGCAGCGGGCATAATCTTTGATTACTTATTTTATGGAAAAGAATTCGGAATATCATATCCTGTTTATGTTCTTGTGTTACTTGGCCTTTTCTGGGGCAGTATGCGTAAAACCATATCGGTGAATAAGGGTTTTGGCTGGTTTGTTTTAGTCCCGGTATTTCTGCTGGCCGCGACATTTGCCGTTTATTCCAACCCGGTGCTGCAGCTTATTAATTTCTTATTGATACCGGTGCTGCTTGTCGTACATACTATTTTAGCCGCCAACAACAATTTGTCCTGGTCTGGCTTGAGCATAATAGGGCACATGATCAGGCGGGTTATACCCCTGACTTTCGAAAACTTCCCCAAACCTTTTTTGTTTATCGAGAAACAATTTAAGTCGAAGGAAAGCGGCAGGGACATGCTGACTGTAAAGAAGATTGCCGCCGGCTTATTGATTTGTGTGCCGGTTTTATTGATTGTGCTGCCCCTGCTTTCTTCCGCCGACATGGTATTTAATCACTACCTGCTCAATTTTTCAAGGATATGGGAGTATGTTGATATCGGACCTGCCGTCGGGCATGGGTTGATCATACTGTTTGTTTTTGTTTACCTGTACGGTTACATCTGGAGTTTTTACAGCAAGCCTCCCGCAATTGAAATTGAGAAACCGGCAAAACAGTTTTTCCTGGACCCTGTAACTATACTCACTGTTTTATTTGTTATTAATCTTGTTTATTTCTTTTTTTCAATAATCCAGTTTTCTTATTTATACGGCGGCCAAAGCCATACGCTTCCCGCCGGTTTTACCTATGCCGAATACGCCCGCAGAGGCTTTTTTGAGCTGGTCGCCGTAGCTATAATAAATCTGATCATCCAGCTAAGCAGTATGAGATATGCTGAAAAGAAAGCCCAAGTCGTCAACATAGCAGTCCGCTGCTGCCTTAGTCTCCTGGTGTTTTTTTCACTGATCATGCTTTTTTCCGCGCATTTCAAGATGTCCTTGTATGAGGAAGCCTGCGGCCTCACCTATTTGCGTGTCTTTGTGCATTACTTCATGTGCCTGTTATTTGTATTATTTATGATTGCGCTTGGCCACGCCTGGTATCGCAAAATACCTGTAATTAAGGCCTATATTGTAATTGCCCTCATATTCTATACCGTTCTCAATTTTATTAACGTGGATAAAATAATCGCCCGCAGCAACATTGACAGGTATTTCAGAACCGGCGAGATCGATATCAACTACATGCAGACGCTGTCCTATGATGCCATACCGGATATGCTGATTTTGGCTAACGATAGCAACCAGGAAATCTCCCGGCAGGTTAAGGATTATATGTTGCTGAAAAAACAGCGCCTGTCAAAAGGCGCACCATGGCAATCTTTCAATTATTCACGCTATAGAGCAAAAGCAGCGCTGGATGGAGATTTATGA
- a CDS encoding 4Fe-4S binding protein, translating into MICAKDINERTPWQDLTPGGEIYEPGTARAFNTGAWRTHTPVFHPETCKHCMLCVPFCPDNAIPVKDGKRLDFNYMHCKGCGICENVCPFPAITMVSGGVAR; encoded by the coding sequence ATGATTTGTGCGAAGGATATCAACGAACGTACCCCCTGGCAGGATCTGACCCCCGGCGGGGAGATCTACGAACCGGGAACCGCACGGGCCTTCAATACGGGTGCTTGGCGGACCCACACGCCTGTTTTTCACCCGGAAACGTGTAAACACTGTATGCTTTGTGTTCCATTCTGCCCGGACAATGCTATTCCGGTAAAGGACGGGAAACGTCTGGACTTCAATTATATGCACTGCAAGGGCTGCGGCATCTGTGAGAACGTGTGCCCCTTCCCGGCGATTACCATGGTGAGTGGAGGTGTGGCCAGATGA
- the porA gene encoding pyruvate ferredoxin oxidoreductase → MSNRLTGNEAVAYAMKQVNPDVMGAFPITPSTEIPEYFASYVANGEVNTEYVTVESEHSSMSVCLAAQAAGARSVCATSSCGLALMYELLYVAASCRLPVTLACVNRALSGPININNDHSDSMGARDTGWIQIYAENNQEAYDNFLMAMPIGETPSVRLPVMTCMDGFITSHAVENIDLLETDVVRKFIGEYNPENYLLKKENPLAVGPYDVSPYYMEHKVQEAEAMKAAKARILEVAAEFANISGRRYGLFEEYRMEDAQLALVLIGSSAGTAKAAVDKLREDGIKAGLVKIRVFRPFPGEELALALANTRAVAVMDKSEGFSANGGPLFAETRSALYDLKERPYLIDIVYGLGGRDIKVEDFEKVFGRLADIAVTGETGPVYTHMGQRSKEEIA, encoded by the coding sequence ATGAGCAACCGCCTGACCGGCAACGAGGCTGTAGCTTATGCCATGAAGCAGGTAAATCCTGATGTCATGGGAGCGTTCCCGATCACTCCATCCACGGAAATTCCTGAATACTTCGCCAGTTATGTGGCCAACGGCGAGGTAAACACTGAATATGTAACCGTGGAGTCTGAGCACAGTTCAATGTCCGTATGCCTTGCGGCGCAAGCTGCAGGAGCCAGATCCGTCTGTGCGACTTCATCCTGCGGGCTGGCGCTGATGTACGAGCTTTTGTACGTGGCGGCTTCATGCCGTCTGCCTGTTACCCTGGCTTGCGTCAACCGGGCCCTTTCGGGGCCAATTAACATAAACAACGACCACTCCGACTCGATGGGAGCCCGTGATACCGGCTGGATCCAAATCTATGCCGAAAATAATCAGGAGGCCTACGATAATTTTCTCATGGCCATGCCTATCGGCGAGACCCCAAGCGTTCGCCTGCCGGTGATGACCTGTATGGACGGCTTCATTACCAGTCATGCCGTAGAGAATATAGACCTTTTGGAGACGGATGTTGTGCGCAAGTTTATCGGGGAATATAACCCTGAAAACTATTTGCTCAAAAAAGAAAATCCGCTGGCGGTCGGACCGTACGATGTGAGTCCCTATTACATGGAACACAAGGTCCAGGAGGCTGAGGCCATGAAGGCGGCCAAGGCCCGCATACTGGAGGTAGCCGCAGAGTTTGCAAATATTTCCGGCCGGCGCTATGGCCTGTTTGAAGAATACAGGATGGAGGATGCACAACTTGCTCTGGTCCTAATCGGCTCCAGTGCCGGAACTGCTAAAGCGGCTGTCGACAAACTGCGGGAGGATGGGATAAAGGCAGGGCTTGTCAAAATCAGGGTATTCCGTCCTTTCCCGGGCGAGGAACTGGCCCTGGCTCTGGCCAATACCAGGGCCGTAGCCGTCATGGATAAGTCCGAGGGCTTTTCGGCAAACGGAGGTCCTTTATTTGCCGAGACCCGCAGCGCTTTGTACGATCTGAAGGAACGCCCGTATCTGATTGATATCGTTTACGGTCTGGGCGGCCGCGACATAAAAGTCGAGGATTTTGAAAAAGTGTTCGGCCGGCTGGCCGATATTGCTGTGACCGGCGAGACTGGGCCGGTATATACCCATATGGGGCAGAGGTCAAAGGAGGAGATAGCGTGA
- a CDS encoding GNAT family N-acetyltransferase has protein sequence MQYSRSKCGKSFSICSIYEGQDYMTEVVQTIVRYGFDTLDLDLLSAYCYPHNVRSKRVHFKKAALPMKEL, from the coding sequence TTGCAGTATTCGCGAAGTAAGTGCGGTAAATCGTTCTCCATTTGTAGTATTTACGAGGGACAAGATTATATGACAGAAGTGGTGCAGACAATCGTACGATACGGCTTTGACACACTCGACCTTGATTTGCTATCCGCCTACTGCTATCCACACAATGTCCGCTCAAAGCGTGTACACTTTAAAAAAGCGGCTTTACCTATGAAGGAACTCTGA
- a CDS encoding S-layer homology domain-containing protein yields MFVQFLGAEEKVLAGTWKHPFRDVPEWADKYIGWLYQSGLTKGVSATKYGAQQAVTIRQYAGLLARALLGPDAAEDSWTYCATEDEAKLCESNGCFNRDAAGGLSVRALSLRYTAYGNPMTMAQLMVNRGMFTAEQFDDASREVLPSTYYPPVEEGGKKYITRYVAEVPVARCIEDGLTLAGGTEYSKMNYLPASRILPDGTVEFFILDAKTLDILASDRCQTDGSVSQLTYIGSVFGGSDYLVEERADENGGSLGVGDILCWNGKKLSRVITRNELWQEGEPSNANSAYAYNEGAGRIESCRGYRQTFTNGNLLVAGKDTLFYFMQDGMKQSPYPAGTQLFALSAEGSLVAQRVTSEKTVISCIDAQTGATLDEYTVLPDMEGNAGQRTISLHDYSHFYGEAGLYEFFDGRLDQLTGRPVLSAAATNEGWVILTHAPVSVSIPQMASAVTTLCCLMETEA; encoded by the coding sequence ATGTTCGTCCAGTTTCTCGGCGCGGAGGAAAAGGTACTTGCTGGCACTTGGAAGCATCCGTTTCGTGATGTGCCTGAATGGGCGGACAAATATATAGGCTGGCTCTATCAGAGCGGGCTTACAAAGGGCGTGTCGGCTACAAAATACGGCGCGCAGCAGGCGGTGACGATCAGGCAGTACGCCGGGCTTCTTGCCCGCGCGCTGCTTGGCCCCGACGCAGCGGAGGATTCCTGGACCTACTGCGCCACCGAGGACGAGGCAAAGCTATGCGAATCAAACGGTTGTTTTAACCGCGATGCCGCAGGGGGCCTGTCCGTGCGCGCGCTAAGCCTCAGATACACGGCCTACGGCAACCCCATGACCATGGCGCAGCTTATGGTAAACCGTGGTATGTTTACGGCAGAGCAGTTTGATGATGCATCTCGGGAGGTGCTGCCTTCAACCTACTATCCCCCTGTTGAGGAGGGGGGAAAGAAATATATAACCCGTTATGTGGCCGAGGTGCCGGTGGCCCGGTGCATAGAAGATGGGCTTACTCTGGCAGGCGGCACGGAGTACAGTAAAATGAATTACCTGCCCGCCTCGCGCATTTTGCCGGACGGCACGGTTGAGTTTTTTATCCTGGACGCTAAAACGCTGGATATCCTGGCCTCGGACCGCTGTCAAACGGACGGGAGCGTCAGTCAGCTTACCTATATCGGCTCGGTTTTTGGCGGCTCGGACTATCTTGTCGAGGAACGCGCGGATGAAAACGGCGGCTCATTGGGTGTCGGCGATATCTTATGCTGGAACGGGAAAAAGCTCAGCCGCGTAATTACCCGTAACGAGCTGTGGCAGGAAGGAGAACCTTCCAATGCAAACTCCGCGTACGCTTATAACGAGGGCGCGGGCAGGATTGAAAGCTGCCGGGGTTATCGGCAGACCTTCACAAATGGGAACCTGCTCGTTGCAGGGAAAGACACTCTGTTCTATTTCATGCAGGACGGCATGAAACAAAGCCCTTATCCTGCAGGCACGCAGCTTTTTGCACTGAGTGCTGAAGGCAGTCTTGTCGCGCAGCGCGTGACTTCCGAAAAAACCGTGATAAGCTGTATCGACGCCCAAACGGGCGCGACGCTCGACGAATATACCGTTCTGCCCGACATGGAGGGAAATGCTGGGCAGCGGACGATTTCGCTTCATGATTATAGCCACTTTTACGGCGAGGCCGGGCTGTACGAATTTTTTGACGGCAGGCTGGATCAACTCACCGGCCGCCCGGTGCTGTCAGCCGCCGCCACAAATGAAGGATGGGTTATCCTGACCCACGCGCCGGTGAGCGTGTCTATACCGCAAATGGCTTCAGCGGTAACAACATTATGTTGCTTAATGGAGACGGAAGCGTGA
- a CDS encoding VapA/VapB family virulence-associated protein — MTTETVTHPTPEEHAKRFKETHTGKGLSDEQIEAICTAIRSTQTNRVGEEVAPYYKANLVSALFYINVRINCFTDTPPRFKKSFVGHCGGIAFPGDSFFQSCELHTCDPYTFEDIFNKQEAIEVDAESITCFIRFFDKHSNLLGWLWGAGAGTVIGVMGGKGEWKDGPL; from the coding sequence ATGACAACTGAAACTGTTACACATCCCACACCGGAAGAACATGCTAAGAGATTCAAAGAAACGCATACGGGGAAAGGCCTTTCAGACGAGCAAATCGAAGCCATCTGCACGGCCATTCGTAGTACGCAAACAAATCGTGTTGGTGAAGAGGTAGCGCCTTATTACAAGGCCAACCTGGTTAGTGCTTTATTCTATATTAATGTGCGGATAAACTGTTTCACGGACACCCCTCCGCGTTTTAAAAAGTCTTTCGTGGGTCATTGCGGCGGGATTGCCTTTCCGGGTGATTCCTTCTTCCAGTCCTGCGAGCTGCACACTTGCGACCCGTACACCTTTGAAGATATTTTTAATAAGCAAGAAGCCATTGAGGTTGATGCTGAGTCAATCACATGTTTCATCCGCTTCTTTGACAAGCATAGCAATCTGCTTGGATGGCTGTGGGGCGCTGGGGCCGGCACGGTTATTGGGGTAATGGGCGGCAAAGGCGAGTGGAAGGATGGCCCCCTGTAG
- a CDS encoding endonuclease VIII, with product MLEIPESTTIARQLNETVRGKTIRRVVASASPHKFAFYHGDPADYDALLTGQVVGDSFGIGAMVEIAAGNRRIVLGDGANLRYYDDSTKAPSKHQLLIELDDRSALVCSVQMYGSVLAFMDGEYDNKYYLVAKEKPQPLTDAFDSSYFDALYTGGAEKLSSKAFLATGQRIPGLGNGVLQDILFYAGIHPKRKMGTLSEKELDRMFHAVKDILAEMTSLRGRDTEKDLFGNSGGYKTILSKNTVGKPCSVCGAEIQKAAYMGGAVYWCPVCQPLTE from the coding sequence ATGCTCGAAATACCAGAGAGTACGACTATCGCCAGACAGCTGAATGAAACGGTGCGTGGGAAAACAATCCGCAGGGTCGTCGCCAGTGCTTCACCCCACAAGTTCGCGTTTTATCACGGCGACCCGGCGGATTATGATGCGCTCCTTACCGGACAGGTAGTCGGAGACAGTTTCGGTATCGGGGCGATGGTGGAAATCGCCGCCGGCAACCGCCGCATCGTCCTCGGTGACGGTGCTAACTTACGTTATTATGATGATTCGACCAAAGCGCCGTCGAAGCACCAGCTTTTGATTGAGCTTGATGACAGGAGTGCGCTAGTCTGCTCTGTACAGATGTACGGCTCGGTTCTGGCATTTATGGATGGTGAGTATGATAATAAATATTACCTAGTTGCCAAAGAAAAGCCCCAGCCTCTGACCGATGCCTTTGACAGCTCGTACTTTGACGCACTGTACACCGGCGGAGCGGAAAAGCTATCAAGCAAGGCGTTTCTTGCCACTGGGCAGCGCATCCCTGGCCTCGGCAACGGTGTGCTGCAGGATATCCTGTTCTATGCCGGCATTCATCCAAAACGCAAGATGGGAACGCTTTCGGAGAAAGAGCTTGACAGGATGTTCCACGCGGTAAAGGATATACTTGCGGAAATGACAAGTCTGCGCGGGCGCGACACCGAAAAGGATTTGTTCGGCAATTCGGGCGGATACAAGACCATTCTCAGTAAAAACACAGTTGGGAAACCCTGCTCTGTCTGTGGCGCGGAAATACAAAAGGCCGCCTACATGGGCGGCGCGGTCTACTGGTGCCCGGTTTGCCAGCCGCTTACAGAATAA
- a CDS encoding 2-oxoacid:acceptor oxidoreductase family protein, translating to MATNDMVEIRWHGRGGQGAKSACLLLADVAGLEGKFVQGFPEYGPERMGAPITAYNRISEKRCTVHSNIYYPDYVVVVDETLLESVDVTGGLKEGGAIIINTPSSPREMRERLAGWTGKVCTIDARRISEENLGANFPNTPMLAAAVKVSGVLETGRFLADMEESFKHKFASKPQVIEGNMATLKKSMDEVQVG from the coding sequence ATGGCAACCAACGATATGGTAGAAATTCGCTGGCACGGCCGGGGCGGACAGGGAGCCAAGTCGGCCTGCCTGCTGCTGGCGGATGTAGCCGGTTTAGAAGGAAAATTCGTGCAGGGATTCCCGGAGTATGGACCGGAACGTATGGGAGCCCCTATTACGGCTTATAATCGCATCAGTGAAAAACGGTGTACTGTCCATTCCAACATTTACTATCCCGACTATGTGGTCGTGGTGGATGAAACTTTGCTGGAGAGCGTCGACGTTACCGGAGGGCTGAAAGAGGGCGGCGCGATCATTATTAACACTCCCAGCTCTCCCCGGGAGATGCGCGAGAGGCTCGCGGGATGGACCGGAAAAGTCTGTACCATAGATGCCCGCCGCATTTCGGAAGAGAATCTGGGCGCAAACTTCCCGAATACCCCTATGCTGGCCGCTGCGGTTAAGGTGAGCGGCGTTTTGGAAACCGGGCGTTTTTTAGCGGATATGGAAGAATCCTTTAAACATAAATTTGCTTCCAAGCCCCAGGTTATCGAGGGGAATATGGCAACACTAAAAAAATCCATGGATGAGGTGCAGGTAGGATGA
- a CDS encoding ArsA family ATPase, whose translation MRVILYTGKGGVGKTSLAAATAVASAAAGKKTIVVSTDAAHSLGDSFDIRLKNEPDKIRENLWAQEISTLLSAEKRWGKVQDYLSALLISQKINDITAEELVVFPGLEELFNMLEILNHCKKGDYDVVIVDCAPTGETLRLLSFPTVLSWWLEKLFPVQKALIKFARPISKPLLGVPLPGDDTLDSIAELFQKLGEMHVLLTDQEVTSVRLVVNPEKMVIREAERSFMYLNLYGFSTDAVIVNRLLPDVELGRYFEKWGELQHSYLQYIKDQFSPIPVFTVPLFRQEVVGFTDLEKIAGECFGENPPGQFFYRGQSQKISQMGEGYILDMALPFAEKGDITLSQRGDELTVRVGDYKRNIFLPRILLGRDALGAKLESGVLKIQFGGVNK comes from the coding sequence ATGAGGGTTATCCTTTACACCGGCAAAGGGGGCGTCGGCAAAACCAGCCTGGCTGCCGCAACTGCTGTGGCTTCTGCCGCCGCGGGTAAAAAGACTATTGTTGTGAGCACGGATGCCGCCCACAGCCTGGGGGACTCTTTCGACATCAGACTAAAAAATGAACCTGACAAAATACGTGAAAACCTGTGGGCACAGGAAATAAGCACTCTGCTCAGCGCTGAAAAGAGATGGGGTAAGGTACAGGATTACTTATCCGCCCTGCTCATATCACAGAAAATAAATGATATAACCGCTGAAGAGTTGGTCGTTTTCCCGGGGCTGGAGGAGCTTTTCAACATGCTGGAAATCCTTAACCACTGTAAAAAGGGCGATTATGATGTCGTAATTGTTGACTGTGCCCCTACGGGTGAGACATTAAGGCTCCTCAGCTTCCCTACAGTCCTCAGCTGGTGGTTGGAAAAGTTGTTTCCGGTTCAAAAAGCGCTTATCAAGTTTGCACGGCCTATATCCAAGCCGCTGCTAGGAGTGCCCCTGCCCGGTGACGACACGCTTGACAGTATTGCGGAGCTGTTTCAGAAACTTGGTGAAATGCACGTACTTTTAACGGATCAGGAGGTTACTTCCGTCAGGCTAGTGGTAAATCCCGAGAAGATGGTGATCCGGGAAGCCGAAAGGAGCTTTATGTATTTAAATCTGTATGGCTTCAGCACTGACGCCGTGATTGTTAACCGGCTGCTGCCCGATGTGGAGCTGGGGCGATATTTTGAAAAATGGGGGGAACTGCAGCACTCCTACCTGCAGTATATCAAGGACCAGTTCAGTCCTATACCTGTTTTCACCGTTCCGTTATTCCGCCAGGAAGTCGTAGGTTTTACAGACCTTGAAAAAATCGCCGGCGAGTGTTTCGGGGAAAATCCTCCCGGACAATTTTTCTACCGCGGGCAGTCACAGAAAATCAGCCAGATGGGCGAGGGGTATATTTTGGACATGGCCCTGCCCTTTGCGGAAAAAGGAGATATCACACTTTCCCAGAGAGGAGACGAACTGACCGTCAGGGTAGGAGATTACAAGCGCAATATCTTTTTGCCCCGCATACTCCTGGGACGGGATGCGCTGGGCGCTAAACTGGAGTCAGGTGTGTTGAAAATTCAATTCGGAGGTGTAAACAAATGA